Proteins co-encoded in one Cyprinus carpio isolate SPL01 chromosome B5, ASM1834038v1, whole genome shotgun sequence genomic window:
- the LOC109066180 gene encoding chemokine-like receptor 1 isoform X2 encodes MSGEDNDTDYDTLIAERESRENAIKQYQHLIRMLYLITYSVVLILGVTLNFIVIIISCLKNKKTSTVSTWITALAVTHLVSSAFVVFQLLYAYNNFEWNYGKASCKLSSYVTYGSMFSTAAMLSFWSISSVFLKSRCLKICKNCNIILISFSWAIAAVLACPSLFSREVRSSHCIDDYDLDKLKTTQDGIARLKAVVIMRFLIGLLVPAFIMFLSCLTSAHRKSKDYKKQAQIICAIKIAFFVFWGPQIFLTMLQATVTESLDPSMLKYGLPAATALATAHPFISPIIYLLLSSSSVSSTLGPASLRPY; translated from the exons ATGTCCGGAGAAGACAATGACACAGACTATGATACTTTaattgcagaaagagaaagcaggGAAAATGCAATCAAGCAGTACCAACATCTTATCAGGATGCTCTACTTAATTACATATTCTGTTGTCCTGATCCTTGGTGTCACCCTCAACTTCATCGTCATTATCATCAGCTGCCTGAAAAACAAGAAAACGTCAACAG TTTCCACTTGGATTACGGCGTTGGCTGTAACACACTTAGTCTCCAGtgcatttgttgtttttcagctcCTGTATGCTTACAATAACTTTGAATGGAATTATGGAAAAGCAAGCTGCAAGCTGTCATCCTATGTCACCTACGGCAGTATGTTCTCCACAGCAGCCATGCTGAGTTTCTGGAGCAttagttctgtttttttaaaaagtcgtTGCTTAAAAATTTGCAAGAATTGTAACATCATTCTGATTTCATTCTCCTGGGCTATTGCAGCAGTCTTGGCATGTCCTTCACTGTTTTCCAGAGAGGTTCGATCTTCTCACTGCATTGATGATTATGATTTGGACAAATTGAAAACAACTCAAGACGGCATTGCAAGGCTGAAGGCAGTCGTTATCATGAGATTTCTCATCGGGCTTCTTGTGCCAGCTTTCATAATGTTTCTCAGCTGTTTGACATCAGCTCATAGAAAGTCTAAAGATTACAAGAAGCAGGCACAGATAATCTGTGCTATAAAGATTGCCTTCTTTGTGTTCTGGGGCCCTCAAATCTTCTTAACCATGCTTCAAGCCACTGTTACCGAAAGCCTGGATCCAAGTATGTTGAAATATGGACTTCCAGCAGCTACTGCATTGGCCACAGCCCACCCTTTTATCAGCCCGATCATCTATTTGTTATTGTCATCTAGCAGTGTTTCCTCCACCCTTGGACCAGCATCCCTGCGACCCTACTGA
- the LOC109066180 gene encoding chemokine-like receptor 1 isoform X1 produces the protein MSGEDNDTDYDTLIAERESRENAIKQYQHLIRMLYLITYSVVLILGVTLNFIVIIISCLKNKKTSTVFTWITALALTHLVSSAFVVFQLLYAYNNFEWNYGKASCKLSSYVTYGSMFSTAAMLSSWSISSVFLKSRCLKICKNCNIILISFSWAIAAVLACPSLFSREVRSSHCIDDYDFDESKTTQDGIARLKAVVIMRFLIGLLVPAFIMFLSCLTSAHRKCKDCKKQAQIICAIKIAFFVFWGPQIFLTMLQATVTESLDPSMLKYGLPAATALATAHPFISPIIYLLLGCSIKMKWMEHDPGQCERVSQGIPLLPYTTKVPGSSPK, from the coding sequence ATGTCCGGAGAAGACAATGACACAGACTATGATACTTTaattgcagaaagagaaagcaggGAAAATGCAATCAAGCAGTACCAACATCTTATCAGGATGCTCTACTTAATTACATATTCTGTTGTCCTGATCCTTGGTGTCACCCTCAACTTCATCGTCATTATCATCAGCTGCCTGAAAAACAAGAAAACGTCAACAGTTTTCACTTGGATTACGGCGTTGGCTTTAACACACTTAGTCTCCAGtgcatttgttgtttttcagctcCTGTATGCTTACAATAACTTTGAATGGAATTATGGAAAAGCAAGCTGCAAGCTGTCATCCTATGTCACCTACGGCAGTATGTTCTCCACAGCAGCCATGCTGAGTTCCTGGAGCAttagttctgtttttttaaaaagtcgtTGCTTAAAAATTTGCAAGAATTGTAACATCATTCTGATTTCATTCTCCTGGGCTATTGCAGCAGTCTTGGCATGTCCTTCACTGTTTTCCAGAGAGGTTCGATCTTCTCACTGCATTGATGATTATGATTTTGACGAATCGAAAACAACTCAAGACGGCATTGCAAGGCTGAAGGCAGTCGTTATCATGAGATTTCTCATCGGGCTTCTTGTGCCAGCTTTCATAATGTTTCTCAGCTGTTTGACATCAGCTCATAGAAAGTGTAAAGATTGTAAGAAGCAGGCACAGATAATCTGTGCTATAAAGATTGCCTTCTTTGTGTTCTGGGGCCCTCAAATCTTCTTAACCATGCTTCAAGCCACTGTTACCGAAAGCCTGGATCCAAGTATGTTGAAATATGGACTTCCAGCAGCTACTGCATTGGCCACAGCCCACCCTTTTATCAGCCCGATCATCTATTTGTTATTGGGATGTAGTATTAAAATGAAGTGGATGGAACATGACCCAGGTCAGTGCGAAAGGGTTTCTCAGGGGATACCACTGTTGCCTTACACCACTAAGGTTCCCGGATCAAGTCCCAAATGA
- the LOC109066180 gene encoding chemokine-like receptor 1 isoform X3 yields the protein MLYLITYSVVLILGVTLNFIVIIISCLKNKKTSTVFTWITALALTHLVSSAFVVFQLLYAYNNFEWNYGKASCKLSSYVTYGSMFSTAAMLSSWSISSVFLKSRCLKICKNCNIILISFSWAIAAVLACPSLFSREVRSSHCIDDYDFDESKTTQDGIARLKAVVIMRFLIGLLVPAFIMFLSCLTSAHRKCKDCKKQAQIICAIKIAFFVFWGPQIFLTMLQATVTESLDPSMLKYGLPAATALATAHPFISPIIYLLLGCSIKMKWMEHDPGQCERVSQGIPLLPYTTKVPGSSPK from the coding sequence ATGCTCTACTTAATTACATATTCTGTTGTCCTGATCCTTGGTGTCACCCTCAACTTCATCGTCATTATCATCAGCTGCCTGAAAAACAAGAAAACGTCAACAGTTTTCACTTGGATTACGGCGTTGGCTTTAACACACTTAGTCTCCAGtgcatttgttgtttttcagctcCTGTATGCTTACAATAACTTTGAATGGAATTATGGAAAAGCAAGCTGCAAGCTGTCATCCTATGTCACCTACGGCAGTATGTTCTCCACAGCAGCCATGCTGAGTTCCTGGAGCAttagttctgtttttttaaaaagtcgtTGCTTAAAAATTTGCAAGAATTGTAACATCATTCTGATTTCATTCTCCTGGGCTATTGCAGCAGTCTTGGCATGTCCTTCACTGTTTTCCAGAGAGGTTCGATCTTCTCACTGCATTGATGATTATGATTTTGACGAATCGAAAACAACTCAAGACGGCATTGCAAGGCTGAAGGCAGTCGTTATCATGAGATTTCTCATCGGGCTTCTTGTGCCAGCTTTCATAATGTTTCTCAGCTGTTTGACATCAGCTCATAGAAAGTGTAAAGATTGTAAGAAGCAGGCACAGATAATCTGTGCTATAAAGATTGCCTTCTTTGTGTTCTGGGGCCCTCAAATCTTCTTAACCATGCTTCAAGCCACTGTTACCGAAAGCCTGGATCCAAGTATGTTGAAATATGGACTTCCAGCAGCTACTGCATTGGCCACAGCCCACCCTTTTATCAGCCCGATCATCTATTTGTTATTGGGATGTAGTATTAAAATGAAGTGGATGGAACATGACCCAGGTCAGTGCGAAAGGGTTTCTCAGGGGATACCACTGTTGCCTTACACCACTAAGGTTCCCGGATCAAGTCCCAAATGA